One Mesorhizobium sp. J428 DNA segment encodes these proteins:
- the kdsA gene encoding 3-deoxy-8-phosphooctulonate synthase, which translates to MQPNTTVAVGRAIFSNSSPLTLIAGPCQLESRQHAFDMAGALKELTAELGIGFVYKTSYDKANRTSISGKRGVGLEGALPVFEALRSELDVPVLTDVHTEGQCRIVAEVVDVLQIPAFLCRQTDLLIAAAQTGKVVNVKKGQFLAPWDMKNVVAKITESGNPDVLVTERGVSFGYNTLVSDMRALPIMAEIGTPVIFDATHSVQQPGGQGGSTGGERRFVETLARAAVAVGVAGVFIETHQDPDNAPSDGPNMVRLDDMRGLIERLMTFDRVAKHGD; encoded by the coding sequence ATGCAACCGAATACCACCGTCGCCGTCGGTCGGGCGATTTTTTCCAACAGCAGTCCGCTCACTCTGATCGCCGGACCCTGCCAGCTCGAATCGCGCCAGCATGCCTTCGACATGGCCGGCGCGCTCAAGGAGCTTACCGCCGAGCTCGGCATCGGCTTCGTCTACAAGACGAGCTACGACAAGGCCAATCGGACGTCGATTTCCGGAAAGCGCGGCGTGGGGCTGGAGGGCGCACTGCCGGTGTTCGAGGCGCTCCGCAGCGAACTCGACGTGCCTGTACTGACCGACGTGCATACCGAAGGGCAATGCCGGATCGTCGCCGAGGTCGTCGACGTGCTCCAGATCCCGGCCTTCCTCTGCCGCCAGACCGACCTGCTTATCGCCGCGGCGCAGACCGGCAAGGTGGTCAACGTTAAGAAAGGCCAGTTCCTTGCGCCTTGGGACATGAAGAACGTCGTCGCCAAGATCACCGAATCCGGCAATCCGGACGTGCTCGTCACGGAGCGCGGCGTCTCCTTCGGCTACAACACGCTTGTGTCGGACATGCGTGCCTTGCCGATCATGGCAGAGATTGGAACGCCGGTGATCTTCGACGCGACCCATTCGGTACAGCAGCCCGGCGGGCAGGGCGGTTCGACCGGTGGCGAGCGACGCTTCGTCGAGACGCTCGCGCGCGCCGCGGTGGCCGTCGGCGTCGCCGGCGTGTTCATCGAGACCCACCAGGATCCGGATAACGCGCCCTCCGACGGCCCCAACATGGTCCGCCTAGACGACATGCGCGGCTTGATCGAGCGGCTGATGACCTTCGACCGCGTGGCAAAGCACGGAGATTGA
- a CDS encoding VOC family protein gives MTQRALDHLVLPTASVDAARDRLTRLGFTVAPNGVHPFGTVNACVYFTGGTFLEALALGDGEAAATAIAHGNVFVARDHVFRAMRGEEGFSAIVLASDDADRDHAAFARLDISGGDMLTFSRPSADAHGKVGTATFKLAFAADIETADAFLFTCQRIDAPAIDRGSLERHANGATGICEIVAGEHAGSFIRLIERAVGRSPHDTTHAVEFTNVAMRMVGPDDPPGVGESGATLAAIAFTVRDLDAVSHLFDAGGIDYLATPAGLVVPPAVGQGATFIFRRPN, from the coding sequence ATGACACAGCGCGCGCTCGATCACCTCGTTCTGCCCACCGCCAGCGTGGATGCTGCGCGAGACCGGTTGACGCGTCTGGGGTTCACGGTTGCGCCGAACGGCGTCCATCCCTTCGGCACGGTCAATGCCTGCGTCTATTTTACGGGCGGCACCTTTCTGGAGGCGCTGGCCCTCGGCGACGGCGAGGCGGCCGCCACGGCGATCGCGCACGGAAACGTCTTCGTCGCCCGCGATCACGTCTTCCGCGCCATGCGCGGCGAGGAGGGGTTTTCGGCGATCGTGCTGGCGAGCGACGACGCGGACCGCGATCATGCAGCCTTTGCGAGGTTGGACATTTCGGGCGGCGACATGCTCACCTTCTCCCGGCCGTCCGCCGATGCGCATGGCAAGGTCGGCACCGCGACGTTCAAGCTCGCCTTCGCGGCGGACATCGAGACCGCCGACGCGTTCCTGTTCACCTGCCAGCGCATCGATGCGCCGGCCATCGACCGCGGTTCGCTGGAACGGCATGCCAATGGCGCGACAGGTATCTGTGAGATCGTCGCGGGCGAGCATGCGGGCTCCTTCATCCGGCTGATCGAGCGCGCCGTCGGCCGAAGCCCACATGATACGACGCATGCCGTCGAGTTCACCAACGTCGCCATGCGGATGGTCGGCCCGGATGATCCTCCCGGTGTCGGCGAGAGCGGTGCGACGCTTGCGGCGATCGCGTTCACTGTGAGGGATCTGGACGCAGTGTCGCATCTGTTCGACGCGGGCGGGATCGACTATCTCGCAACGCCAGCCGGACTTGTCGTTCCGCCGGCCGTCGGACAAGGCGCGACTTTCATTTTCAGGAGACCGAACTGA
- a CDS encoding IlvD/Edd family dehydratase — translation MAVANGARRLRSREWFDNPDNPGMTALYLERYLNYGLTREELQSGKPLIGIAQTGSDLSPCNRHHIELAKRVRDGIVAAGGVPLEFPVHPIQETGKRPTASLDRNLAYLALVEVLYGYPLDGVVLTIGCDKTTPALLMAAATVNIPAIALSVGPMLNGWHKGERTGSGTVVWKSRERLSAGEIDYDQFMEIVASSAPSVGYCNTMGTATTMNSLAEALGMQLPGAAAIPAPYRERGQMAYETGKRIVGMVHEDLKPSDIMTRAAFENAIVVNSAIGGSTNAPIHLNAIARHLGVELDNDDWQAIGHHVPLLVNLQPAGEYLGEDYHHAGGVPAVVAELMKGGLLPNPDAMTANGRTMGQNCATTENMDEKVIRPVSSPLKRDAGFINLKGNLFDSAIMKTSVISQEFRDRYLSNPRDPDAFEGTAQVFDGPEEYHARIDDPALGLTEHTILFMRGAGPVGYPGAAEVVNMQPPAYLIRKGIHSLPCIGDGRQSGTSGSPSILNASPEAAVGGGLALLRSGDRVRVDLRKGTADILVTDDEITRRRAELQNNGGYHYPKHQTPWQEIQRSMVDQLSEGMVLKPAVKYRDVAHTSGVPRDNH, via the coding sequence ATGGCGGTTGCAAACGGAGCCAGGCGCCTGCGGTCGCGGGAGTGGTTTGACAATCCCGACAATCCTGGCATGACGGCGCTCTATCTGGAGCGGTATCTGAACTACGGCCTCACGCGCGAGGAGTTGCAGTCGGGCAAGCCGCTGATCGGGATTGCGCAGACCGGCTCTGACCTTTCGCCCTGCAACCGCCACCATATCGAGCTCGCCAAGCGCGTGCGCGACGGCATCGTGGCGGCGGGCGGGGTGCCGCTTGAGTTCCCGGTCCATCCGATCCAGGAGACCGGCAAGCGTCCGACAGCCTCGCTCGACCGCAATCTGGCCTATCTCGCTCTGGTCGAGGTGCTCTACGGCTATCCGCTCGACGGCGTCGTGCTGACCATCGGCTGCGACAAGACCACGCCGGCGCTGCTGATGGCCGCCGCCACGGTCAACATCCCGGCGATCGCGCTGTCGGTCGGCCCGATGCTGAACGGCTGGCACAAGGGCGAGCGCACCGGGTCCGGCACGGTCGTGTGGAAGTCGCGCGAGCGGCTTTCGGCCGGCGAGATCGATTACGACCAGTTCATGGAGATCGTCGCCTCGTCTGCTCCCTCCGTCGGCTACTGCAACACGATGGGCACGGCGACGACGATGAACAGCCTTGCCGAGGCGCTCGGCATGCAGCTGCCCGGTGCCGCGGCGATCCCCGCGCCCTATCGCGAGCGCGGCCAGATGGCCTACGAGACCGGCAAGCGCATCGTCGGCATGGTGCATGAAGACCTGAAGCCGTCCGACATCATGACGCGCGCGGCCTTCGAGAACGCCATCGTGGTGAACTCGGCGATCGGCGGCTCGACCAACGCGCCGATCCATCTCAACGCCATCGCGCGTCATCTCGGTGTCGAACTCGACAATGACGACTGGCAGGCGATCGGCCATCACGTGCCGCTGCTGGTCAACCTGCAGCCGGCCGGCGAATATCTCGGCGAGGACTATCACCATGCCGGCGGGGTGCCGGCCGTGGTTGCCGAACTGATGAAGGGCGGACTGCTGCCGAACCCGGACGCGATGACGGCGAACGGCAGGACGATGGGGCAGAACTGCGCCACTACCGAGAACATGGACGAGAAGGTCATCCGCCCGGTCTCCTCGCCGCTGAAGCGGGATGCCGGCTTCATCAACCTGAAGGGCAATCTGTTCGACAGCGCGATCATGAAGACCAGCGTGATCTCGCAGGAGTTCCGCGACCGCTACCTGTCCAATCCGCGCGATCCGGATGCGTTCGAAGGCACGGCGCAGGTCTTCGACGGGCCGGAGGAGTATCACGCCCGCATCGACGATCCCGCGCTCGGCCTGACCGAGCACACGATCCTGTTCATGCGCGGCGCGGGTCCGGTCGGCTATCCGGGCGCGGCCGAAGTGGTGAACATGCAGCCGCCCGCCTATCTGATCAGGAAGGGCATCCATTCGCTGCCCTGCATCGGCGACGGGCGGCAGTCCGGCACGTCGGGCAGCCCCTCGATCCTCAACGCCTCGCCGGAGGCAGCCGTCGGCGGCGGTCTTGCGCTGCTGCGCTCGGGCGACCGGGTGCGGGTGGACCTGCGCAAGGGCACGGCCGACATCCTCGTCACCGACGACGAGATCACGCGGCGTCGCGCCGAATTACAGAACAATGGCGGCTATCATTATCCGAAGCACCAGACGCCCTGGCAGGAGATCCAGCGCTCCATGGTCGACCAGCTCTCCGAAGGCATGGTTCTGAAGCCCGCCGTGAAATACCGCGACGTCGCACATACCAGCGGCGTCCCACGCGACAATCACTAA
- a CDS encoding carbon monoxide dehydrogenase subunit G: MAVDMQGEERIEAPIAKVWEALNDPEVLKACIPGCESLEKKSDTELSATVALKIGPIKARFAGEVELQKLKPPHSYTIFGEGKGGIAGFAKGGADVVLKEEGPDATLLTYTAKADVGGKIAQLGSRLIQSTSKKLAAQFFSEFNKKVSAG, from the coding sequence ATGGCCGTTGACATGCAGGGAGAGGAGCGCATCGAGGCTCCGATCGCCAAAGTATGGGAAGCACTCAACGATCCGGAGGTGCTGAAAGCCTGCATTCCGGGCTGCGAGTCGCTGGAGAAGAAGTCCGACACCGAGCTCTCGGCGACGGTCGCGCTGAAGATCGGGCCGATCAAGGCGCGTTTTGCCGGAGAAGTGGAACTGCAGAAACTGAAGCCACCCCACTCCTACACGATCTTCGGCGAAGGTAAGGGTGGCATCGCAGGTTTCGCCAAGGGAGGCGCCGACGTCGTGCTAAAAGAGGAAGGGCCTGACGCTACGCTGCTCACCTACACCGCCAAGGCAGACGTCGGCGGCAAGATCGCCCAGCTCGGCAGCCGGCTGATCCAGTCGACGTCGAAGAAGCTCGCCGCCCAGTTCTTCTCGGAGTTCAACAAGAAGGTCAGCGCCGGTTAG
- a CDS encoding CTP synthase: MARYVFITGGVVSSLGKGIAAAALGALLQARGYRCRIRKLDPYLNVDPGTMSPYQHGEVFVTDDGAETDLDLGHYERFTGRSANKQDNITTGRIYKNIIEKERRGDYLGATVQVIPHVTDEIKNFVREGNDDYDFVLCEIGGTVGDIEAMPFLEAIRQLGNELPRGGAVYIHLTLMPYIPAAGELKTKPTQHSVKELRSIGIAPDILLVRADRPIPKEERRKLSLFCNVRESAVIQALDVAHIYDVPIAYHKEGLDSEVLAAFGIDPAPKPRMERWQEVSRLIHNPEGEVTIAIVGKYTGLKDAYKSLIEALSHGGMANKVRVKLDWIESEIFEKEDPAPWLEKVHGILVPGGFGERGSEGKILAAKFARERKVPYFGICFGMQMACIEAARSLAGIEGASSTEFGPSKEPVVGLMTEWLKGNMLEKRQAAGDLGGTMRLGAYDARLASGSRIADIYGDTDISERHRHRYEVNIDYKERLEDCGLVFAGMSPDGVLPETVEYPDHPWFIGVQYHPELKSKPFEPHPLFSSFIGAAVEQSRLV; this comes from the coding sequence ATGGCGCGATACGTATTCATCACTGGCGGCGTGGTTTCCTCGCTTGGAAAAGGCATTGCAGCGGCCGCACTCGGCGCGTTGCTACAGGCGCGCGGCTATCGCTGCCGCATCCGCAAGCTCGATCCCTACCTCAACGTCGATCCGGGCACGATGTCGCCCTACCAGCACGGCGAGGTCTTTGTCACCGACGATGGTGCCGAGACTGATCTCGATCTCGGCCACTACGAGCGCTTCACCGGCCGTTCCGCGAACAAACAGGACAACATCACCACCGGCCGCATCTACAAGAACATCATCGAGAAGGAGCGGCGCGGCGACTATCTCGGCGCCACGGTGCAGGTGATCCCGCACGTCACGGACGAGATCAAAAATTTCGTCCGCGAAGGCAATGACGATTACGATTTCGTCCTGTGCGAGATCGGCGGCACGGTCGGCGACATCGAGGCGATGCCGTTCCTTGAGGCGATCCGCCAGCTCGGCAACGAGTTGCCGCGGGGAGGGGCCGTCTACATCCACCTGACGCTGATGCCCTACATCCCGGCCGCCGGCGAACTCAAGACCAAGCCGACGCAGCATTCGGTCAAGGAACTGCGCTCGATCGGCATCGCGCCGGACATACTGCTGGTCCGTGCCGACCGTCCAATCCCGAAGGAAGAGCGGCGCAAGCTTTCGCTGTTCTGCAACGTGCGCGAAAGCGCGGTCATCCAGGCGCTCGACGTGGCCCACATTTACGATGTTCCGATTGCCTATCACAAGGAAGGGCTAGATTCGGAGGTACTTGCGGCGTTCGGCATCGACCCGGCGCCCAAGCCGCGCATGGAGCGCTGGCAGGAGGTGTCGCGCCTCATCCACAATCCGGAAGGCGAGGTCACGATCGCGATCGTCGGAAAATATACCGGCCTCAAGGATGCGTACAAGTCGCTGATCGAGGCGCTGTCGCATGGCGGCATGGCCAACAAGGTGCGCGTCAAGCTCGACTGGATCGAGAGCGAGATCTTCGAGAAGGAGGATCCGGCACCCTGGCTGGAGAAGGTGCACGGCATTCTCGTGCCGGGCGGCTTTGGCGAGCGTGGCTCGGAAGGCAAGATCCTCGCGGCCAAGTTCGCCCGCGAGCGCAAGGTTCCTTATTTCGGCATCTGCTTCGGCATGCAGATGGCCTGCATCGAGGCCGCCCGGTCACTCGCCGGCATCGAGGGCGCCTCGTCGACCGAGTTCGGCCCGTCGAAGGAGCCTGTGGTCGGCCTGATGACGGAATGGCTCAAGGGCAACATGCTGGAGAAGCGCCAGGCAGCCGGCGACCTCGGCGGCACGATGCGGCTTGGCGCCTATGATGCGAGGCTCGCGTCGGGCTCGCGTATCGCCGACATCTATGGCGACACGGATATCTCGGAGCGCCACCGCCACCGCTACGAGGTCAACATCGACTACAAGGAGCGGCTGGAGGATTGCGGCCTCGTCTTCGCCGGCATGTCCCCGGACGGGGTGCTGCCGGAGACGGTCGAGTATCCCGACCATCCGTGGTTCATCGGCGTACAGTATCACCCCGAGCTGAAGTCGAAGCCATTCGAGCCGCACCCGCTGTTCTCGAGCTTCATCGGCGCGGCGGTTGAGCAGAGCCGGCTGGTCTAG
- a CDS encoding L,D-transpeptidase, translated as MKIRTIVLAGMVSSVCIGAPAFAESGAVPFSMTVKSTASATQPEKKVEKKAEKKPTKPAKTDQKSAKVEVKKGTKKEKPVELAAATPPVELRSYNQERGLFSTLFGAPQQMLPETQRRDAELRSRDEKGKKFRVKADFVPQVVDFPSSYSRGTIVVNTSEKFLYLIESNGKARRYAIAVGKDGLKFKGNGKIQDKQEWPRWIPTQEMQKRDPAKYGRYKDGMPGGPDNPLGARAMYLYQGKKDTHIRIHGTNQPWTIGTDSSNGCFRMVNEHVMDLYTRVRVGADMVVL; from the coding sequence ATGAAGATCAGGACCATCGTTCTGGCGGGGATGGTTTCATCCGTGTGCATCGGTGCGCCGGCATTCGCCGAGTCGGGCGCGGTGCCGTTCTCGATGACGGTCAAGAGCACGGCCTCCGCGACGCAGCCCGAGAAAAAGGTCGAGAAGAAGGCCGAAAAGAAACCGACGAAGCCTGCAAAGACGGACCAGAAGTCCGCCAAGGTCGAGGTGAAAAAGGGCACCAAGAAGGAAAAGCCCGTCGAACTCGCCGCCGCGACGCCGCCGGTCGAGCTGCGCAGCTACAATCAGGAGCGCGGTCTTTTCAGCACGCTGTTCGGCGCGCCGCAGCAGATGCTTCCCGAAACCCAGCGCCGCGACGCGGAATTGCGCAGCCGTGACGAGAAGGGAAAGAAATTCAGGGTCAAGGCGGACTTCGTGCCGCAGGTGGTCGATTTCCCGAGCAGCTATTCCCGCGGCACGATCGTGGTGAACACGTCGGAGAAGTTCCTCTACCTCATCGAATCCAATGGCAAGGCGCGCCGCTATGCCATCGCGGTCGGCAAGGACGGCCTCAAGTTCAAGGGTAACGGCAAGATCCAGGACAAGCAGGAATGGCCGCGCTGGATCCCGACACAGGAGATGCAGAAGCGCGATCCGGCCAAATACGGACGCTACAAGGACGGCATGCCCGGCGGCCCGGACAATCCGCTCGGTGCCCGCGCGATGTATCTCTACCAGGGCAAGAAGGACACCCACATCCGCATACACGGCACCAACCAGCCGTGGACGATTGGAACCGACTCGTCCAACGGCTGCTTCCGGATGGTCAACGAGCACGTCATGGACCTCTACACGCGGGTCCGGGTCGGTGCCGACATGGTCGTCCTCTAA
- the secG gene encoding preprotein translocase subunit SecG: METVIIVIHLMVVLALVGVVLLQRSEGGGLGIGGGSGFMTARGAANALTRATAILAAIFFATSLLLSIMARYGERPIDILDRVPSSTGQQQAPSGSGILDQLGGQGAPSTTPAAPSGEQQAPAAGTPAEGQGAVPIAPLTPLAPATPATPSVPSGQ, translated from the coding sequence ATGGAAACCGTCATTATCGTCATCCACCTCATGGTCGTGCTCGCGCTCGTCGGCGTGGTGCTGCTCCAGCGCTCGGAGGGTGGCGGTCTCGGCATCGGCGGCGGTTCGGGCTTCATGACCGCGCGCGGCGCGGCCAATGCGCTCACCCGCGCGACGGCGATCCTGGCGGCGATCTTCTTCGCGACCTCGCTGCTCCTGTCCATCATGGCCCGTTACGGCGAGCGCCCGATCGACATCCTCGACCGGGTGCCGTCCTCGACCGGCCAGCAGCAGGCGCCTTCGGGCAGCGGTATCCTCGATCAGCTCGGCGGCCAGGGCGCGCCGTCGACGACGCCCGCCGCGCCTTCCGGCGAACAGCAGGCTCCCGCGGCCGGCACTCCGGCGGAAGGCCAGGGCGCGGTTCCGATCGCGCCGCTCACCCCGCTCGCGCCCGCGACGCCGGCCACGCCGAGCGTCCCCTCCGGCCAGTAA